A single Aspergillus chevalieri M1 DNA, chromosome 3, nearly complete sequence DNA region contains:
- a CDS encoding FAD-binding oxidoreductase (CAZy:AA7;~COG:C;~EggNog:ENOG410PJ84;~InterPro:IPR006094,IPR036318,IPR016166,IPR016167, IPR016169;~PFAM:PF01565;~go_function: GO:0016491 - oxidoreductase activity [Evidence IEA];~go_function: GO:0050660 - flavin adenine dinucleotide binding [Evidence IEA];~go_function: GO:0071949 - FAD binding [Evidence IEA];~go_process: GO:0055114 - oxidation-reduction process [Evidence IEA]), producing the protein MASILSPVVAQSLNKPVDQSLNAGAGFRNLQTPFDPTVDCATESEIVQHLRHLDSALKVYTPSSPNYETLRSVYNKQISARPQAICRPTTVAQVQAIVRTSTQLGVPLTVRAIGHAFFGQSCIADSVMLDMREMDSLTLSHDLKTVNVGGGVLTRNLIGFLDTHDLVTASSTAGCVGWMGWALAGGYGLLNSYAGFGADNIVSAKVVTADGNVVDTAADDDLLWGLRGAGGSLGIVVESTVRTYAVPTMLGGQIQYKKGESAKALLGLQRLLEAGVPEELCLQLELSQKDAGMAVNVIAGWVGDAEEGQKWLDMVRGLAEVQLDTVQQTTFNALQGLTTKDIPLSAHTTTRGVSVTRMTSELIDILQQSLSQTGASYTVTGLLNYGRSAHTNPSASFGLREAHIQLFINACDEPERMVDASRWVNGLAHRIQSTGQAMEASYSSFAAPGDNVNESFGDGLDKLRELKAEVDPKNVFCGLWKAE; encoded by the exons ATGGCCTCGATTCTCTCTCCAGTTGTCGCGCAAAGCCTGAACAAGCCTGTCGATCAGTCTTTGAACGCTGGAGCTGGCTTCCGCAACCTCCAAACCCCATTCGATCCAACTGTCGATTGCGCAACCGAAAGCGAAATCGTCCAACATCTGCGCCACCTCGACTCGGCTCTGAAGGTCTACACCCCTTCCTCGCCAAACTACGAGACGCTCCGCAGCGTCTACAACAAGCAAATCTCTGCCCGGCCCCAGGCTATCTGTCGCCCGACGACCGTCGCCCAGGTGCAGGCGATTGTCCGTACCAGCACGCAACTGGGCGTGCCGCTGACCGTGCGTGCAATTGGTCATGCTTTCTTCGGCCAGTCTTGCATCGCTGACAGCGTCATGTTGGACATGCGGGAGATGGACTCGTTGACCCTCTCCCACGACCTGAAGACCGTTAACGTCGGCGGTGGCGTGCTCACCCGCAACCTGATCGGATTCCTCGATACACACGACCTCGTCACGGCGAGTAGCACGGCTGGCTGTGTTGGCTGGATGGGTTGGGCTCTTGCTGGTGGCTACGGCCTGCTGAACAGCTACGCCGGCTTCGGTGCGGATAACATCGTGTCTGCCAAGGTGGTGACAGCGGATGGAAATGTTGTCGACACTGCGGCCGACGATGATCTTCTCTGGGGTCTTCGTGGAGCTGGTGGAAGTCTGGGGATTGTTGTCGAGTCGACTGTGCGGACTTACGCCGTGCCCACGATGTTGGGTGGCCAGATCCAGTACAAGAAGGGCGAATCCGCCAAGGCATTACTAGGCTTGCAGCGTCTGCTCGAAGCAGGTGTTCCCGAGGAGCTCTGTCTGCAGCTTGAACTGTCGCAAAAGGATGCTGGCATGGCGGTTAATGTAATTGCTGGCTGGGTGGGTGATGCCGAAGAGGGCCAGAAGTGGCTGGATATGGTGCGCGGTCTTGCAGAGGTTCAGCTGGACACTGTCCAGCAGA CCACCTTCAACGCTCTCCAGGGCCTGACAACTAAGGACATTCCTTTGTCCGCTCACACAACCACTCGCGGTGTCTCTGTCACTCGAATGACATCAGAACTCATCGACATCCTCCAGCAATCCTTGAGCCAGACAGGTGCCTCCTACACTGTCACTGGCCTCCTGAACTATGGCCGCTCCGCACATACCAATCCCTCTGCCTCGTTCGGCCTGCGTGAGGCGCACATCCAACTTTTCATCAACGCGTGCGACGAGCCTGAGCGGATGGTGGACGCTTCCAGATGGGTCAATGGCCTTGCCCACCGGATTCAGAGTACTGGTCAGGCCATGGAGGCTAGCTATTCTAGCTTTGCGGCGCCGGGAGACAACGTTAATGAGAGCTTCGGAGACGGATTGGACAAGTTGCGTGAGTTGAAGGCGGAGGTTGACCCCAAAAACGTGTTCTGTGGGCTTTGGAAGGCGGAGTAA
- a CDS encoding uncharacterized protein (InterPro:IPR022237): MPSSWPMATPSGHAFFLNRNVNSAPQRVLHEWGRFLQQEGSADAVDNWFTDSPDTSVPPNHTVASGPGMRFPSVNSAKGSVLLRRQTMEALFCFRRWVLLIQQL, encoded by the coding sequence ATGCCATCCTCCTGGCCGATGGCTACCCCGAGCGGACACGCGTTCTTCCTGAACAGAAATGTCAATTCCGCGCCACAGCGTGTCCTGCACGAATGGGGACGGTTCCTGCAGCAAGAGGGGTCTGCTGATGCAGTTGACAACTGGTTCACTGATAGTCCAGACACGTCTGTTCCACCCAACCACACTGTGGCTTCAGGTCCTGGGATGCGTTTTCCGTCCGTGAATTCTGCGAAGGGGTCCGTCCTGTTGCGGCGTCAGACTATGGAGGCCCTGTTTTGTTTCCGTCGGTGGGTGCTGTTGATCCAACAGCTGTAA
- a CDS encoding uncharacterized protein (InterPro:IPR022237): MIFIRQVKAKPERPLADVLRKFQQLIESEPSLGDLTNGMFNEVPRDGFYGHGLSGRYERVRDYQHMLELFNEVPDLPPRWNEKASKAA; this comes from the exons ATGAT CTTCATCCGGCAAGTCAAAGCCAAACCTGAACGACCGCTGGCCGACGTACTCCGCAAGTTCCAGCAACTTATTGAGAGCGAACCCAGCTTAGGAGACCTGACAAACGGCATGTTCAACGAGGTTCCCCGTGATGGCTTCTACGGCCACGGCCTCAGTGGCCGGTACGAACGAGTCCGCGACTATCAGCACATGCTCGAGCTCTTCAACGAGGTGCCCGACTTGCCTCCGAGATGGAACGAAAAGGCATCAAAGGCGGCATAG
- a CDS encoding uncharacterized protein (COG:S;~EggNog:ENOG410PSK9;~TransMembrane:5 (o33-57i92-118o138-159i171-190o512-535i)): MSVNRTISKDSTISISPDSLPPKQGGVNGARRLITWAAFVAIFPLLLVVGIIVYILIRYHVPRKADADPTLRLPSDQDDSSVFLVDIDSARFVTISSVASTVVALLPGFIMILCSFRLAKVLSDTMQEDRIAHLPTPYQFGLLIEVMNAQLVSLWDLICYSRWKKIALSPVLRMAVGSLVVSLFLSYAIWVADTWLHIVTEATVISQVTPIDAPNHSLGFDFFSECAGVHDDTKHLPDICVRLIYAVVDRSAQPYLVVNNLSDTYQVRQEALNDEAFSYLAPASSPANIDYQAHTLAASSHCEPFTQQCNVRTLNETTSIFNCSDNFHGTMTEGDALKGTACSSEGCVKLFTDASLNHTANMNTATPFYAGVIGNFHPTQVTLDSTLTNDSQVIVNKQQWVFMLRCAVRVQNLTYSFVNGSMTAAELSPTNDDVRAMSSRFPRLDTVLIELGNMLQVATAVSNTSQEIADYYSTSLQALTLASTANFFKPSRCLKEQLRETVLVTQVPKVPLFLLGSLCLLFVALSMVLTGTVIFERPTRYRDIQARLSVFGLAASRFEAGAGRRVSDMEDLFGEKRVGSSRVGITMTPNGGWDYFSEV, translated from the exons ATGTCAGTTAATCGGACAATTTCGAAAGATTCCACCATCAGCATCAGCCCGGACAGCCTGCCCCCGAAGCAGGGTGGCGTCAACGGTGCTCGTCGGCTGATCACATGGGCTGCGTTCGTTGCGATATTTCCCCTACTCCTCGTCGTCGGGATTATTGTCTATATTCTGATCCGCTATCATGTCCCCCGCAAGGCAGACGCAGACCCAACCCTGCGACTTCCCAGTGACCAGGATGATTCCAGCGTCTTCCTGGTCGATATCGATTCTGCCCGATTTGTCACCATTTCCAGCGTTGCAAGTACTGTGGTAGCATTATTGCCAGGGTTCATTATGATACTGTGCTCGTTTCGCCTGGCCAAGGTGTTGTCAGACACGATGCAGGAAGATCGAATCGCTCATTTGCCTACGCCGTACCAATTCGGGCTGTTGATTGAAGTCATGAACGCCCAGCTCGTCTCACTGTGGGATCTCATCTGTTACAGCCGTTGGAAGAAAATCGCCTTGAGTCCTGTTTTGCGGATGGCGGTTGGCTCGCTGGTTGTATCCTTGTTTCTAAG TTATGCAATCTGGGTAGCTGACACTTGGCTTCATATTGTCACAGAAGCGACTGTCATATCCCAAGTGACACCCATAGATGCTCCAAATCACTCGCTAGGttttgatttcttttctgaaTGCGCCGGCGTCCATGACGACACTAAGCATTTGCCCGACATATGTGTGCGTCTTATTTACGCTGTAGTCGATAGATCAGCACAGCCATATTTGGTCGTCAACAACTTGTCCGACACTTACCAGGTCAGGCAAGAGGCTCTGAACGACGAAGCCTTTTCGTATCTTGCCCCTGCATCGTCCCCGGCAAATATCGACTACCAGGCCCATACTCTCGCTGCCAGCAGTCATTGCGAGCCTTTTACTCAACAGTGTAATGTCCGCACTTTGAACGAGACTACGAGCATATTCAATTGCTCGGACAACTTCCACGGAACCATGACCGAAGGCGACGCTTTGAAAGGAACGGCCTGTAGCTCGGAGGGATGTGTGAAGCTGTTTACAGATGCAAGTCTGAACCACACAGCTAACATGAACACAGCCACACCATTCTATGCGGGAGTGATAGGGAATTTTCATCCGACCCAGGTTACTTTGGACAGCACTCTCACCAACGACTCACAAGTCATTGTCAACAAACAACAGTGGGTGTTCATGTTGCGCTGCGCCGTGCGCGTCCAGAATTTGACCTACTCGTTTGTCAATGGCTCGATGACGGCAGCTGAGCTGTCGCCTACGAACGATGATGTCCGCGCCATGTCGAGCCGATTTCCGCGTCTCGACACCGTTCTGATAGAGTTAGGAAATATGCTGCAGGTAGCCACAGCAGTGAGCAATACGTCACAGGAGATTGCAGATTACTACTCGACTTCGCTGCAGGCTTTGACGCTCGCCTCGACTGCAAACTTTTTCAAGCCATCACGCTGCCTTAAAGAGCAACTTCGGGAGACTGTACTGGTAACGCAGGTTCCCAAAGTCCCGTTATTTCTACTTGGGTCATTATGCTTGTTATTTGTTGCACTTAGCATGGTGCTGACGGGCACGGTGATCTTCGAACGCCCAACGCGATACCGTGATATTCAAGCGCGATTAAGCGTATTTGGACTTGCAGCCAGTCGGTTCGAAGCTGGTGCTGGTCGACGGGTGTCTGACATGGAAGATCTATTTGGAGAAAAGCGAGTTGGCAGCAGCCGTGTAGGCATCACAATGACCCCGAACGGAGGATGGGATTACTTTTCGGAGGTATAG